NNNNNNNNNNNNNNNNNNNNNNNNNNNNNNNNNNNNNNNNNNNNNNNNNNNNNNNNNNNNNNNNNNNNNNNNNNNNNNNNNNNNNNNNNNNNNNNNNNNNNNNNNNNNNNNNNNNNNNNNNNNNNNNNNNNNNNNNNNNNNNNNNNNNNNNNNNNNNNNNNNNNNNNNNNNNNNNNNNNNNNNNNNNNNNNNNNNNNNNNNNNNNNNNNNNNNNNNNNNNNNNNNNNNNNNNNNNNNNNNNNNNNNNNNNNNNNNNNNNNNNNNNNNNNNNNNNNNNNNNNNNNNNNNNNNNNNNNNNNNNNNNNNNNNNNNNNNNNNNNNNNNNNNNNNNNNNNNNNNNNNNNNNNNNNNNNNNNNNNNNNNNNNNNNNNNNNNNNNNNNNNNNNNNNNNNNNNNNNNNNNNNNNNNNNNNNNNNNNNNNNNNNNNNNNNNNNNNNNNNNNNNNNNNNNNNNNNNNNNNNNNNNNNNNNNNNNNNNNNNNNNNNNNNNNNNNNNNNNNNNNNNNNNNNNNNNNNNNNNNNNNNNNNNNNNNNNNNNNNNNNNNNNNNNNNNNNNNNNNNNNNNNNNNNNNNNNNNNNNNNNNNNNNNNNNNNNNNNNNNNNNNNNNNNNNNNNNNNNNNNNNNNNNNNNNNNNNNNNNNNNNNNNNNNNNNNNNNNNNNNNNNNNNNNNNNNNNNNNNNNNNNNNNNNNNNNNNNNNNNNNNNNNNNNNNNNNNNNNNNNNNNNNNNNNNNNNNNNNNNNNNNNNNNNNNNNNNNNNNNNNNNNNNNNNNNNNNNNNNNNNCCTTtccaataaattaaaataaaatgcacTAATAccgattttattaatatttttctctgaAGTGACTACAACTTTTTTAAGGTTATTAATAATGTACATaagctttatctatttttttttctgtgatcttTCATATGTTTTCGCAAATCAGTCATTGCATATGGNNNNNNNNNNNNNNNNNNNNNNNNNNNNNNNNNNNCACCCGTCAGTAAAATGCATAATTCAACTTCTAAAAAACTAGAGCCATAAAAGACCCGTTTAGCTGTTTCAATATTCAATGACCACGAGAGCTCCGTTACAGAAGTATGAGAACAATCCGTACTATGCATTCATATGNNNNNNNNNNNNNNNNNNNNNNNNNNNNNNNNNNNNNNNNNNNNNNNNNNNNNNNNNNNNNNNNNNNNNNNNNNNNNNNNNNNNNNNNNNNGTTTTTCTCTCTNNNNNNNNNNNNNNNNNNNNNNNNNNNNNNNNNNNNNNNNNNNNNNNNNNNNNNNNNNNNNNNNNNNNNNNNNNNNNNNNNNNNNNNNNNNNNNNNNNNNNNNNNNNNNNNNNNNNNNNNNNNNNNNNNNNNNNNNNNNNNNNNNNNNNNNNNNNNNNNNNNNNNNNNNNNNNNNNNNNNNNNNNNNNNNNNNNNNNNNNNNNNNNNNNNNNNNNNNNNNNNNNNNNNNNNNNNNNNNNNNNNNNNNNNNNNNNNNNNNNNNNNNNNNNNNNNNNNNNNNNNNNNNNNNNNNNNATAAATTTTCTNNNNNNNNNNNNNNNNNNNNNNNNNNNNNNNNNNNNNNNNNNNNNNNNNNNNNNNNNNNNNNNNNNNNNNNNNNNNNNNNNNNNNNNNNNNNNNNNNNNNNNNNNNNNNNNNNNNNNNNNNNGNNNNNNNNNNNNNNNNNNNNNNNNNNNNNNNNNNNNNNNNNNNNNNNNNNNNNNNNNNNNNNNNNNNNNNNTAAAAGATATGAANNNNNNNNNNNNNNNNNNNNNNNNNNNNNNNNNNNNNNNNNNNNNNNNNNNNNNNNNNNNNNNNNNNNNNNNNNNNNNNNNNNNNNNNNNNNNNNNNNNNNNNNNNNNNNNNNNNNNNNNNNNNNNNNNNNNNNNNNNNNNNNNNNNNNNNNNNNNNNNNNNNNNNNNNNNNNNNNNNNNNNNNNNNNNNNNNNNNNNNNNNNNNNNNNNNNNNNNNNNNNNNNNNNNNNNNNNNNNNNNNNNNNNNNNNNNNNNNNNNNNNNNNNNNNNNNNNNNNNNNNNNNNNNNNNNNNNNNNNNNNNNNNNNNNNNNNNNNNNNNNNNNNNNNNNNNNNNNNNNNNNNNNNNNNNNNNNNNNNNNNNNNNNNNNNNNNNNNNNNNNNNNNNNNNNNNNNNNNNNNNNNNNNNNNNNNNNNNNNNNNNNNNNNNNNNNNNNNNNNNNNNNNNNNNNNNNNNNNNNNNNNNNNNNNNNNNNNNNNNNNNNNNNNNNNNNNNNNNNNNNNNNNNNNNNNNNNNNNNNNNNNNNNNNNNNNNNNNNNNNNNNNNNNNNNNNNNNNNNNNNNNNNNNNNNNNNNNNNNNNNNNNNNNNNNNNNNNNNNNNNNNNNNNNNNNNNNNNNNNNNNNNNNNNNNNNNNNNNNNNNNNNNNNNNNNNNNNNNNNNNNNNNNNNNNNNNNNNNNNNNNNNNNNNNNNNNNNNNNNNNNNNNNNNNNNNNNNNNNNNNNNNNNNNNNNNNNNNNNNNNNNNNNNNNNNNNNNNNNNNNNNNNNNNNNNNNNNNNNNNNNNNNNNNNNNNNNNNNNNNNNNNNNNNNNNNNNNNNNNNNNNNNNNNNNNNNNNNNNNNNNNNNNNNNNNNNNNNNNNNNNNNNNNNNNNNNNNNNNNNNNNNNNNNNNNNNNNNNNNNNNNNNNNNNNNNNNNNNNNNNNNNNNNNNNNNNNNNNNNNNANNNNNNNNNNNNNNNNNNNNNNNNNNNNNNNNNNNNNNNNNNNNNNNNNNNNNNNNNNNNNNNNNNNNNNNNNNGCAaagaatgtttttcttcttcaataaGGCATTGTATGTAGATTTCTAANNNNNNNNNNNNNNNNNNNNNNNNNNNNNNNNNNNNNNNNNNNNNNNNNNNNNNNNNNNNNNNNNNNNNNNNNNNNNNNNNNNNNNNNNNNNNNNNNNNNNNNNNNNNNNNNNNNNNNNNNNNNNNNNNNNNNNNNNNNNNNNNNNNNNNNNNNNNNNNNNNNNNNNNNNNNNNNNNNNNNNNNNNNNNNNNNNNNNNNNNNNNNNNNNNNNNNNNNNNNNNNNNNNNNNNNNNNNNNNNNNNNNGAGATCCTAGATATTAAGTTTTGAGAAACGCTTAATTTATCACACTGGTCTAGCAAGCATAATATCGAACATCAACTAAACCACagtcagtgtcattatcattaaaacaaaaaaaatccctacAGAGTATGCAATCAAAGAGTGGCTTGCAGAACGTTTTCAGTGCAGGCGCATGTGATGAATACATTATTAAAGAACTTGGTAGTATATCCAATTGGTATGCATGTTATTCTCcaataaactaataatgacaaataaatgtACTTGTCATGAGAACGAATTGGCACTGAAAACTGAAAACCCTAAGTCTAATAGTTgaaatctgtatatattgtatatatgtaccatGTTTAAATTCCTTTGGTGTACAAGAGCAATTTTACCCGTTTAATGAGCTAATTCATAATGCCTGAAATTCATATTTCTTAGATTCTATAAAAATGGGAGTGAATTAAACAGCTCATACTTTTATTAACTTTAATTTCCAAAAATATCACAGCTGATGACCAACTTTgttcaataatcataacaaaatgggTGAATAAAATGTATTCAAATAAAATATCACCAAGAAAATAATCATGCATTCAACCTGTGCATTTTAAATAATCTTTTTCTTACAGATCcagaagcatatattttttttcacatttgcaaAATCAATGGAAGGAGAAGTGCAACGGTTTAGGCAAAAAGCACAATCTTTTTGTAAGACTTTACTCTTGTTTTCGAGTGATTGNNNNNNNNNNNNNNNNNNNNNNNNNNNNNNNNNNNNNNNNNNNNNNNNNNNNNNNNNNNNNNNNNNNNNNNNNNNNNNNNNNNNNNNNNNNNNNNNNNNNNNNNNNNNNNNNNNNNNNNNNNNNNNNNNNNNNNNNNNNNNNNNNNNNNNNNNNNNNNNNNNNNNNNNNNNNNNNNNNNNNNNNNNNNNNNNNNNNNNNNNNNNTGGCTATGCTATCAAAGCTTCAGGTAATATGGGAATACAAACAAATTCTCCTTAATAGGAAACAAATAGTAACCCTGTAAATGATATTATTGAAACTTTCAAGCCAGATCTAAAAGTCTTACATCATactagttcacaaaaaaaaaagctcatcTGTGCTTATAATATCACTTTTACAATATATAGACaagcaaatattttttcctttcttgtagtGTCAACATAATCACAAAATAATTCTTGTATGCCACTCAAAAatctataatactaatataagatCACCTTTGTNNNNNNNNNNNNNNNNNNNNNNNNNNNNNNNNNNggatgaggatgataacagtgAATGTctaaaacataacaatatataacgtatatatgatAAACTTCACCAACAACACTATTAATCAAAGCACAAAGTCACATTTCACATATGGAATACTTTATCTCAGAATAATGTCAGTAACCTTGCTTTTGACATGGTTTATTAACAAACCTGACAAAAATGCCCATATTTGCATGTTTGTAAACAGGAGTtcttatattaataaagaaaatattcttAAAAGACAAATTTGCACATTCTTTTGTCCTTTTTGAAAATCCATGAGCTTAAAAATCTAAAAGATCCCCTTTTTGAAGCGAATTCAAAATACTCCTCAAAATAAATAGGCAAATTAGGCagcttatttttcctttattattgtaACAAATAACTTGTAAGCATATATTACATTTGTTGGTTTTAATGATAAACTTCATATAATCCTATATTTACAGATGTTCAGGAAGATCTGATACTCTCTTTGAAAAAATTACACTTTAAACATTATGAGTACAAATTTCTTAATTCTGATATATCTTACTCATACATTTTTNNNNNNNNNNNNNNNNNNNNNNNNNNNNNNNNNNNNNNNNNNNNNNNNNNNNNNNNNNNNNNNNNNNNNNNNNNNNNNNNNNNNNNNNNNNNNNNNNNNNNNNNNNNNNNNNNNGTGTACCTAATATTAACTTCAACACAACCACCAACTATTTCCACATCTTTATTGTTCCATCTCTCCCTGAGGAAATGACTAGTCGCTGAGGCTCGTTCATGACGATCACGTCTGTGATGATGTCCTTGTGGCCGGGTGGGGGCTGGTCTGGGCCACGCTTCGGTGTGTCGTCACTGCTGGAGGGAGCTGTGCGGGGCTTGTTTGGGGTCTCTACAATGACTTCTGTTCCATCAACAACCCGTGAACTGCGGAGGGCAAATTTGCATTACAAGGGATTCAGTGTATTCTACAATACTAAAGCCTAGTAGTTTCTCATTCCATGTGTACTTCCTTACTATCTGAAATCTAACTCGCAATGAAACTGTTGACAGATCAAGCCCTATGGACAAATCAtgagtaaaaacaaatataaaacaaagaactGTCTCTAAAAGTTTTAGGAATGNNNNNNNNNNNNNNNNNNNNNNNNNNNNNNNNNNNNNNNNNNNNNNNNNNNNNNNNNNNNNNNNNNNNNNNNNNNNNNNNNNNNNNNNNNNNNNNGAGGAGAGATGTAATATGAAATCCTTGTACATCACAACagtcctcattttctctctctcacacaccaagttaatgaaacaaaaaacaaaatcacttACCTGTAAGATATTGGCCACTGCTGATATGCATCATTAGCAGCATAGCACACAATATATGAGGATTCAGGCTCACAGAGGTCCCAGTAGCGAAGCCTGCCGTCAGTTCCTCCTGCCAGTACATAGGGTCCTCTGTCCCCTTGGCTGACATACATGCCACATACGCTGTTGTTGCATAGCTAGTGCCAAAGAATGAAGAACATTTCATTATCAAATTACTGTATAACACACATGAGACAATGAAACTTGTTTTACAttcacatttttcattattttcatatgtttCTATAACCCTGGAGATAGGTGACTTAATCATCTGCTTTTGTTTGAAATGATCCATGCACAATAGCACAGGAACAATAAATCATTTTACCATTCCTTTCTAATTTGGTGGTTTCATTTCCACATTGcaatatttatcttttcattcatgtttttttcttttttttttgtgcaacagTACATTTCAAGTTCAACACCCCAGGCAagtactccctctccttcccaatttCTGCAAAAGAAGCTTGCAGGCACAACAAAGAGAAAAGGCCCAAAGTGAGAACAAAATGAACCTACATCAAAAGACGTAAAATTTAATGCAAGACTACCAAAATGAAAATCAAACCAGGTCATCAAAGCTAAAAATTGAAATATGTAAAAAGAGTGNNNNNNNNNNNNNNNNNNNNNNNNNNNNNNNNNNNNNGATTTgaaagaagaaagacgaggaaCAGGCAGAAGAGAAAACAACTTTCTCCCACCTGTGTCATAGACAACGGTGGTTTCGGACTAGCCCAGAGCGTCATGTGTCTTGACTGCGTTTCCATGTCCCACATAGATATCTCATTGTTGCCATTCACAGCAGACACCACCCATGATCCTTCCTTTGGGTGCATACTCACTCGACGCACACCAGCTCCTGCAGACACAGATGTGAATCAGTATCACTATTAGTTAATGAAAGAAATACATTTGCTTTTCAGTCTCCCCACACAAtagataatagcaatactaattacACTAGGTAATCTAAAGTCCTTGTCTAGAGAACTGACTAgggaaaacaataacattaacaacatgtTAGGCACATCAACAcctcagaaaaaataaaacatgaacacAAACAAGTATAAACTAAGTAATATCAAACTTTTCCACAAAATGACTCATTTAACAACAGAAGCAACTATAAGAATGACACTTTGGtactttgtttacttgtttttccaGAAATCTTACCTCTTGGATGAGTAATGGTAGATATTGGCAGCATGAAGCGCAGATCCCAGCACACATGGTGGCCGCTGCTTGTCCCAACAGCTAGCCAACTCTGAGTTCCCTCCAATGTATATGATGTAATAACACCTAGGGATTAGGAGTATGTATATTATGACCATCCACGAAGGCTATTttgatatatcttctatattttccATGTTTTGTCATTTCCACACTTTTCATCTTACTTCTACCAGGAAATCCAAGGACTATACAAAACATGACAAAGCTTTAGAGAAATcacataattaattttaaacaatCTCAGTTCCATTACTGATTTTCACCAAGTATATGAACTCCCTTTTTACCAAGATTCATCTGTAGGTGTATGCATACCTTAAATTCATACACCATATATGTGAACATTTTGTACAAagactctttcactctttcacagGCTTTGGCATGGCCTTTATAATGCTGGTATGAAGGCATCACTGTCATTATGGTAAAATTATGAACATCACTATAATTAGGTCATGAAAGCATCTGGCATACACAGTCCCTCTTAGATTTGTGGTTTAGTTACACAGATAATCTTATTATTAAAGCCACAGAAGCTAGTAACAAGATCCATGATAATATCATGGTTTTGACCAGTTTACATCAGTAGGCAGATCCCCTCGTAGGCGATCAGTAAACTAACCCACATTTGAATCAAGCGTGAATGATAGAGAGACCTATAGAATAGTTGGAAGAACTTGATTAGAACATGTGTTCTCCTTTGCCAAAAGCAGTGAGGTTTTTATGACATCTTGTCCAACCACTAgcttgggaaacaaaaaaatctacatGTGCTGACTACGTACCTGCATTATAAAGGCCACCAATGACAGATGACTTTTAAGCTGAAACCCCCCCACAGCACTCACTACTCAGTACTTCATGTCTCCATGTGTAGGAGGTTGAAATCAGTAAATTGGTGTGAAGCTCGGTTAAGAAGGGGTGAAAGAACTATACACAAAACATTAAGAACCACAATAAATCCTTGTCCCTTCAAAACAAACCTTTCCTTGGCCCATTCTCTAACTTCCAAGCCGTGCCAGGAGCTCGGAGATCCCAGCCCACAATGGACCCGTAGACTGTGGCATAAGTCAACACCGACTGACAACCTGAAaccacaaatgaataaaaaagttatTGTCTGGAAAGTTCTAATTTTAGGTCTAAacctttatcacattttttttagaaGAATATGCACAGAGTTATAATGTACTAATGTGTACTTCCAAAAACAAATGTAATCATTCTTCCATAAAATAATTCAATTTGATAATGCAATAGTTACCCTCTAAAGTTAGTATAGGAAAATTACTAAATCTCAGAGATAGGCACATTAATGTGTTATCACAATCATGTGAAACAAACTGAGTAAAATCactgaaaaatacataaaaagccaaataaaatcagaaaaaagcaTTTCTAATAGCAAAATAATCAGAGGTCTAGACTACAGAGGGGTCTCACCTGTATCAAAATAATTCATATCCACCACATATCCATCTTCTTCTGTATTCAACTGTCTGCTACTCACAAGACTCATTTTATCAAGCCttgacagaaaagaagaaaaaagaaacagaaaaattagggaagaaaggaggaatagaCAAAATTGCagtattttcatttcataaatgacaagctatatatatatatttttttaacagacCACAGTATCTTTACTTTACAAATTCACAGATGATcagtttttatgtaatatatcttatttctctcattattactctaataagaAAATGCAGACAGCTGTGTATGAAATTCTCCTTCCCCTATATCAATGCTTATGACTTAATTcacaaattttcctttaaaacttaCTTGATAACGTGTATTGAGCCATTACTGGAAGCTGAGGCAAGACTTTGGTGAGTAATACAAGGAGCAATTGAGGTAATAACTCCACCCTGCCTGTTATATGTGGCCTTTGACCTGTTAAAAAGTAAATCATCATTCCTTGCTGCTaaatttcattcatttgatgagctCACAAAGAAGCAAGTTGTGATTATTTCTGTAACCAAACCAagcaaataaatgcaaaaaatctACCACTCATACCTATTAATGGGGAATTTCCTTTCAATGCGATTGCAATCCCAAACTTTAACAGTCCCATCATTAGAACAGCTGACATATATTGAAGTGTCTCCCACAGGGACAAGTCTGttaaaggagaaataggaaggaaTAACTATAAATTCATGTCAAATTATCTTTTGTTCATATATGGCTAAGAGTATATTGTCAAAAATATTAGTTACAAGTGAAAAATCATTTCACATAAACCCACCTATTTACTGCTCCCCGATGCTCATGCAAGTGTGCAACCAAGTGCCCCCTTGGTCTCCACCCAGGAGGAGGCAAACGTGTATCCCAAGCAAGGGTGTCCAATGCACGCTTCTTCTTAACACACACCAGGTGTTCCTCACGTTTGGTTGCAATTAGGCTCTCTAGCTCTGACTTGCAACTGGATACACATTCTGTATAGAGTTTATTTTGTGATGAGATGTACAATAAGGCAATATGTATATCACTGATCCTTCAAtgtttaacattatttatttttctttcctaacCTAGTTGCTAAGCTCATTAATTCTGAGTACTAAAGAGCAAAAGCTGGTATCCTCAATATGTTATTTCTTTTGCAAGCATTCTCCTAATTCCACCCAACTTTCAAACAAAATGACACAGAAAACTCTCCCACTGCTCTCTCTTTCAGTAATCCCTACCTTAGTAGCACTCTTCCCCAGTTATACTACATTACATCACAGCATCAAACATACCCCATATACTTACTGATAAtacccttttctcctccatctgATGGGGGCAGTTTAGCAGCTGGAGTGGAGGAGGCATGGGCACTTGGGTCAGGTTCCGTGGGTGATACCGACCTGTGGATGATCTTAAGGTTTAGAGGACTTCTGTTTCATAAACTGTACGAATGACAGTGGAAGAAGTGGCTTGTTATCAAAGCTTAAATGATAAGAACACGAATCTTTTGTGCATCATATTAAATAAAAANNNNNNNNNNNNNNNNNNNNNNNNNNNNNNNNNNNNNNNNNNNNNNNNNNNNNNNNNNNNNNNNNNNNNNNNNNNNNNNNNNNNNNNNNNNNNNNNNNNNNNNNNNNNNNNNNNNNNNNNNNNNAAACAAACAAGGCAATATGAAGATCATCAAGTAGAGGACAGAGATAAAAGATACATGAAATATGCTACCTGTTATCAGCTGTTCTGTTGGGTGATACCCGATCTTCTGCCATGCCAAACATTGCTTGCCATTCTTCGTTCATAGTCATACTTGGGGACTGAATCATTCCCTTTTGGGATCTAAAATAAATgtcatatcagatttttttttttttatgagaatggATATATTTCCATTACATTATACCATTCTATTACAAAACAGAAggctaaaataatataaaaccaagAATGTCTGTTGTTGCTTCAAAATcatcatacactatatatacgcaaatatgcTTTACAAATCAAAGCCACACAAACTTACAGACTGAGTGTTGAGATATCTACTGAGCCATCTTCAGGTAACAGACTACAGTGATGGGTTGGAGGCTGCTTCTTCAAATCCTCCAAGTTTATCTTCAAAGGAAAACAGGCTATGAAAAGGTTTCTTCCAGATGTTGAAtgttaaaaaaatccaaattcaaGATGATGGGNNNNNNNNNNNNNNNNNNNNNNNNNNNNNNNNNNNNNNNNNNNNNNNNNNNNNNNNNNNNNNNNNNNNNNNNNNNNNNNNNNNNNNNNNNNNNNNNNNNNNNNNNNNNNNNNNNNNNNNNNNNNNNNNNNNNNNNNNNNNNNNNNNNNNNNNNNNNNNNNNNNNNNNNNNNNNNNNNNNNNNNNNNNNNNNNNNNNNNNNNNNNNNNNNNNNNTCANNNNNNNNNNNNNNNNNNNNNNNNNNNNNNNNNNNNNNNNNNNNNNNNNNNNNNNNNNNNNNNNNNNNNNNNNNNNNNNNNNNNNNNNNNNNNNNNNNNNNNNNNNNNNNNNNNNNNNNNNNNNNNNNNNNNNNNNNNNNNNNNNNNNNNNNNNNNNNNNNNNNNNNNNNNNNNNNNNNNNNNNNNNNNNNNNNNNNNNNNNNNNNNNNNNNNNNNNNNTCTTACCAATCCAGCGACCTGTTGCTGCTGCAAGCTATTTCTAGTTGCCTCTGTTGCTTTCTTCTGTCTCTGCAGCCTTGTGAGGTGATCGCGCATCAGGAGAAGCTGCTCTACGTTCTCTTCAACCAAACCTCCGCCAACCAGTCGACGCAACAGCTGGGTGAATTATCAAAAGTTGATGTGTTGATGTTATgttaaagagaaatgaaggaaaaggaaaatgagttcTCTAATCATGGGgttcttatcatttcattacgaAATTCTGCTGTATGCAATTACNNNNNNNNNNNNNNNNNNNNNNNNNNNNNNNNNNNNNNNNNNNGATTTATTTGATTAAAGGTCTTTATCCCTCAATAATTTTAGTTAATTGGCTGGCCATTGCCATCATGcaattaagagaaaataatactaaaatgaaaatTAGTAATGAAAGGTAAATGTACATAAAACTGTAAAAAGTGACCAAATACAGAGaatcaatatatagataatttcaaTCTAGTTAATTTCTTAATTACAACAGATAGTCACAGGGATGCAGAATAGAAAAATCTGCTGATACNNNNNNNNNNNNNNNNNNNNNNNNNNNNNNNNNNNNNNNNNNNNNNNNNNNNNNNCTTGGCACAGGGCGCACAGACTATCCATTGTGgatttatttcataaatattgtttatagCCAGAGGATTTACAAGCATTTAGTCACCGAGGAGTTCAGGCTATGTGTATCTGATCTTAACTTTATTAAAACATCACTAAGAGTAATGAAAGTGCTTAAAAAAAAGTCTNNNNNNNNNNNNNNNNNNNNNNNNNNNNNNNNNNNNNNNNNNNNNNNNNNNNNNNNNNNNNNNNNNNNNNNNNNNNNNNNNNNNNNNNNNNNNNNNNNNNNNNNNNNNNNNNNNNNACTCAAACAACAAGTCCACATTTCACGTAACAGAAAACCTAATCTAAAAGGATGTTAAGCACCTCTTCTTTCACACTACCTTACNNNNNNNNNNNNNNNNNNNNNNNNNNNNNNNNNNNNNNNNNNNNNNNNNNNNNNNNNNNNNNNNNNNNNNNNNNNNNCACATTCGGAAATTCACGACAGAACTTACATTCCTGGTGGGATGGTCCAGGTGCGAGAGTGTAGTTGGAAGCTGGGCTAAAGGAACCTTCTGCTGCTGAGCTTCTTGAAGAAGTGAGAGCACCTGGCCCACGTCAGCGCTGCGAACCAAGGCATCGTACACCTCGCGCGATATTGGTGGACGCAGGCACGAGAGGATGCATACCTAGGCAAGGAAGAACGTCCTTTTGTGTTCTTGTACTCATTAAATAAAATCACAATACACTAATGATCTTTTCTTAATGTTCTTGTAATTCGATCAAATCATAACATATTCACCGCAAGATATTAATCTCTACAGCAGAGAAAGGGATGCCGAGTGAATACTTCCGATTGGCAAATGAACGTACTTCTCTGTGCATTTGCAGGAGAGGCCGGACCAAGAAAGGCTGGACTCTTGCCACCACCGCAGTCTGTACGTCGACCAGCGGCAGCAACCTGGCAACCACACCGACTAAGGCCACCACAGCCTTGAGGGATGATTTTATTCAATATGAAATTAATTgcctttatttcaatattttttgctAATTCTACTTTATTGGTTTTATGCACAACAACTCACCAAAGAAGCTTTAGAACACTTGATCCTCAGAATGAAATAGAAATTCTTTAAAGTTTGAATTTCAGAACATCCAATCTTATTCAGGATTCNNNNNNNNNNNNNNNNNNNNNNNNNNNNNNNNNNNNNNNNNNNNNNNNAATATGACTTTAAAATACCATAAACCTTCAAATCTAAAACAAGATTATACCTGTCTTATCCAGAGGTTTGGGTGGATGAGCAAAGGTGCAGTATGAGCCAAGAGGTCACACTGCAGATAAGTCGGGAAGAGGCCTAGTTCTGTCAGTGCTGTCATGGCCTCAATGGCTGCCACCACCACGGATTCCTCAGCATCACTCAATCCCTGTTTTGAAAATGG
This region of Penaeus monodon isolate SGIC_2016 chromosome 27, NSTDA_Pmon_1, whole genome shotgun sequence genomic DNA includes:
- the LOC119590840 gene encoding phosphoinositide 3-kinase regulatory subunit 4-like (The sequence of the model RefSeq protein was modified relative to this genomic sequence to represent the inferred CDS: added 10 bases not found in genome assembly), whose translation is MGNQLAGIAPSQIFPVETYLSDLPDVTYETSLGSTRFFKVATCQTWEGLVVVKVFVIHDNSLQLNKYKKMVEEVSTKLITAANCLQFHYVRVTEKAAFMIRQYVKSNLYDRISTRPFLTPIEKKWLAFQLLCALNQVHQQEVCHGDIKLENVMVSSWNWLLLADFATVKPTLLPEDDPANYTYFFDTSRRRICYIAPERFIKTVQRDAQQLLLMPVKDTGTLTPAMDVFSAGCCLAELFTEGCAPFDLTQLLAYRVGDYYPTKVLDKIDDPRVRSLVEHMIQKDPESRHTVAEYLEQERGTTFPQHFYTFLWPFLKQFAVTPIMPDDDRIKQIKNSMSDILIALGAEDENDKEVDKEDDSEKKDKEKPERKCEALIIIASLITSSIRALHFISSKLDALELLGKVSHYVPDEIILDRILPYTFHLLHDNEPRVRVFALHTVTHCLTLVSSIPRSDVNIFPEYILPNLADITQDEAVIVRQAYAENIATIAETALRFLEYSQLQGMMTSYSYETELATLQEVIQQKVATMFSDPSNVVKRTLMEKTVTKLCVFFGKQKANDVLLSHMITFLNDKHDRHLRMSFFTSIVGVAAYIGCHCADILKPLLLQGLSDAEESVVVAAIEAMTALTELGLFPTYLQCDLLAHTAPLLIHPNLWIRQAVVALVGVVARLLPLVDVQTAVVARVQPFLVRPLLQMHREVCILSCLRPPISREVYDALVRSADVGQVLSLLQEAQQQKVPLAQLPTTLSHLDHPTRNLLRRLVGGGLVEENVEQLLLMRDHLTRLQRQKKATEATRNSLQQQQVAGLINLEDLKKQPPTHHCSLLPEDGSVDISTLSLSQKGMIQSPSMTMNEEWQAMFGMAEDRVSPNRTADNRSVSPTEPDPSAHASSTPAAKLPPSDGGEKGIIKCVSSCKSELESLIATKREEHLVCVKKKRALDTLAWDTRLPPPGWRPRGHLVAHLHEHRGAVNRLVPVGDTSIYVSCSNDGTVKVWDCNRIERKFPINRSKATYNRQGGVITSIAPCITHQSLASASSNGSIHVIKLDKMSLVSSRQLNTEEDGYVVDMNYFDTGCQSVLTYATVYGSIVGWDLRAPGTAWKLENGPRKGVITSYTLEGTQSWLAVGTSSGHHVCWDLRFMLPISTITHPRGAGVRRVSMHPKEGSWVVSAVNGNNEISMWDMETQSRHMTLWASPKPPLSMTQLCNNSVCGMYVSQGDRGPYVLAGGTDGRLRYWDLCEPESSYIVCYAANDAYQQWPISYSSRVVDGTEVIVETPNKPRTAPSSSDDTPKRGPDQPPPGHKDIITDVIVMNEPQRLVISSGRDGTIKMWK